The following coding sequences are from one Anabas testudineus chromosome 16, fAnaTes1.2, whole genome shotgun sequence window:
- the LOC113170779 gene encoding V-type proton ATPase subunit C 1-A: MTEFWLISAPGEKTCQQTWDKMMAATTRTNNLSTNHKFSIPDLKVGTLDVLVGLSDELAKLDSFVESVVKKVAQYMADVLEDSRDKVQENLLANGVDLVTYITRFQWDMAKYPIKQSLKNISEIISKQITQIDNDLKTRASAYNNLKGNLQNLERKNAGSLLTRSLGDIVKKEDFVLDSEYLITLLVVVPKTSYSDWDKTYETLAEMVVPRSSNLLCEDNDSGLFSVTLFRKAIDDFKHKARENKFIVRDFQYNEEEMKADKEEMTRLSTDKKKQFGPLVRWLKVNFSEAFIAWIHIKALRVFVESVLRYGLPVNFQAMLLQPSKKTMKKLREVLNDLYKHLDSSAAAIIDSAMDIPGLNLSQQEYYPYVYYKIDCNLLDFKV; encoded by the exons ATGACAGAGTTTTGGTTGATCTCTGCACCTGGAGAGAAGACCTGTCAGCAAACATGGGACAAAATGATGGCAGCCACTACACGTACCAACAACCTGTCCACCAACCATAAGTTTAGCATCCCAGACCTTAAG GTTGGGACACTAGATGTGTTGGTTGGACTATCGGATGAACTGGCCAAATTAGACTCCTTTGTTGAAAG TGTGGTGAAGAAGGTAGCTCAGTACATGGCCGACGTGCTGGAGGACAGCCGAGATAAAGTACAGGAGAACCTGCTGGCAAATGGAG TTGATCTTGTCACCTACATCACAAGATTTCAGTGGGACATGGCAAAATATCCAATCAAACAGTCGCTTAAAAACATCTCTGAAATCATCTCAAAG CAAATAACTCAGATTGACAATGACCTGAAGACCAGAGCATCAGCTTATAACAACCTGAAAGGAAACCTGCAGAACTTGGAAAGGAAAAATGC GGGGAGCCTACTGACTAGAAGCCTGGGTGACATTGTGAAGAAGGAGGACTTTGTGCTGGATTCAGAGTACCTCATCACTCTGCTGGTAGTTGTACCAAA GACGTCATACAGTGACTGGGATAAAACTTATGAGACACTTGCTGAGATGGTGGTGCCTAGATCCTCAAA tCTGCTTTGTGAAGACAATGACAGTGGACTGTTCAGTGTCACCCTATTTAGAAAAGCCATAGATGACTTCAAGCACAAAGCCAGAGAGAACAA GTTCATAGTGAGAGACTTTCAGTACaatgaggaggagatgaaggcaGACAAAGAGGAGATGACACGGCTGTCCACAGATAAGAAGAAACAGTTT GGCCCACTAGTTCGATGGCTGAAAGTGAACTTCAGTGAAGCCTTCATTGCGTGGATCCACATTAAAGCACTGAGGGTCTTTGTGGAATCTGTTTTAAG GTACGGGCTGCCAGTGAACTTTCAGGCCATGCTACTGCAGCCAAGCAAGAAGACCATGAAGAAGCTGCGGGAGGTGCTCAATGATCTGTACAAACACCTGgacagcagtgcagcagctaTCATTGAC tctgcGATGGACATCCCTGGATTAAACCTGAGCCAGCAGGAGTATTATCCTTACGTCTACTACAAGATCGACTGCAACCTGTTAGACTTCAAAGTTTAA